A genome region from Triticum aestivum cultivar Chinese Spring chromosome 2B, IWGSC CS RefSeq v2.1, whole genome shotgun sequence includes the following:
- the LOC123043924 gene encoding transcription initiation factor TFIID subunit 11 yields the protein MAAGSAFRVAVLAAVLLVPFLGPPAVEAQLGQVRKYCGSQFALASQACAILPPTSPEHRHQDDEDDDDDDEDEDEDEDEDDDEDDKGGGGGGGDKGGGGGGGGGGGGGGGGDDSGGGGGGGNATSLITADPDVLHVAVARNGTVRAGHRRTRRTRRRRRHHHRRRRRRRGRHVGEGEDEGEGGEDEDEDEDEDDEKDDDDEDEDEDEDDDDDDDDDDEEDEHRAYRDCCRWLKEVEPGCVCESLLHLPMFLVKPQHKYTVRVGKTCEITYRCGGGRAM from the coding sequence ATGGCAGCCGGCTCGGCGTTTCGCGTGGCGGTGCTCGCAGCCGTCCTGCTGGTCCCTTTCCTCGGCCCGCCGGCCGTGGAGGCGCAGCTCGGGCAGGTGAGGAAGTACTGCGGCAGCCAGTTCGCCCTCGCCAGCCAGGCGTGCGCCATCCTCCCGCCCACCAGCCCGGAGCACCGCCACCaggacgacgaggatgatgacgacgacgacgaggacgaggacgaggacgaggatgaggacgacgatgaagacgacaaggggggcggcggcggtggaggcgacaaggggggtggcggcggtggaggcggaggaggaggtgggggcggGGGAGGTGATGatagtggtggcggcggcggcggtggcaacgCGACGTCGCTGATCACGGCCGACCCTGATGTGCTCCACGTGGCTGTAGCCCGCAACGGCACTGTCCGTGCCGGCCACCGTCGCACTAGGCGGACTCGTCGcaggcgccgccaccaccaccgccgtcgtcgccgccgccgcggacgCCACGTGGGCGAGGGGGAGGACGAAGGCGAgggcggcgaggacgaggacgaggatgaggacgaggacgacgagaaggacgacgacgacgaggacgaggacgaggacgaggacgatgacgacgatgacgacgacgacgatgaggaggacgagCACCGCGCGTACCGGGACTGCTGCCGGTGGCTGAAGGAGGTGGAGCCCGGGTGCGTGTGCGAGTCGCTGCTCCACCTGCCCATGTTCCTCGTCAAGCCGCAGCACAAGTACACCGTCCGGGTCGGCAAGACCTGCGAGATCACCTACCGCTGCGGCGGCGGCCGCGCCATGTAG
- the LOC123040837 gene encoding probable pectinesterase 66: MRAPFCLLLVVGVLLLLRWPASSLASVQVARTITVDQRGGGDYTTVQSAVDAVPDGNSQWIKIYVKQGSYREKVIIPSEKGFILLEGDGSSSTDINFDSHVDDADAPGIAPITGRLRGNLAEISPTYNSSTFTVHSDNFVARNIAFKNTYIGKPAVAFLMDGDKGAFYDCAFHGYQDTLSDLAGRHYFRRCLVEGAVDFIFGYGKSIYEDCTLQSNMAAASQQPGWVTAHGRAADKSAAFVFKGGSITGSGQQYLGRAWNEQATVVFYQVNMAGIVVPQGWDKWTPSQDVSKVTFAEVGCSGPGSATGGRVPWEKHMDNAEVQRFVDIGFIDNGWISNQP, encoded by the exons ATGCGGGCGCCgttctgcctcctcctcgtcgtcggtgtGCTCCTGCTGCTTCGGTGGCCGGCGTCGAGCCTCGCTTCGGTGCAAGTGGCCAGGACCATCACCGTGGACCAGCGCGGTGGAGGGGACTACACGACGGTGCAGTCGGCGGTGGACGCTGTGCCGGACGGCAACAGCCAGTGGATCAAGATCTACGTCAAGCAAGGGAGCTACAG AGAGAAGGTGATAATCCCAAGCGAGAAAGGCTTCATCTTGCTCGAAGGTGACGGCTCCTCGTCAACGGACATCAACTTCGACTCGCACGTCGACGACGCCGACGCGCCCGGCATCGCCCCTATCACGGGCCGCCTGCGCGGCAACCTCGCGGAAATCTCGCCAACGTACAACAGCTCCACCTTCACAGTCCATTCCGACAACTTCGTCGCCCGCAACATCGCCTTCAAG AACACGTACATCGGCAAGCCGGCGGTTGCgttcctcatggacggcgacaaggGCGCGTTCTACGACTGCGCCTTCCACGGGTACCAGGACACGCTCTCCGACCTCGCCGGCCGTCACTACTTCCGCCGCTGCCTCGTCGAGGGCGCCGTGGACTTCATCTTCGGCTACGGGAAGTCCATCTACGAGGACTGCACCCTCCAGTCCAACATGGCGGCGGCGTCCCAGCAGCCCGGGTGGGTGACGGCGCACGGCCGGGCCGCCGACAAGAGCGCCGCGTTCGTGTTCAAGGGCGGTTCGATCACGGGCTCCGGGCAGCAGTACCTCGGCCGCGCGTGGAACGAGCAGGCCACCGTCGTGTTCTACCAGGTGAACATGGCCGGCATCGTCGTCCCGCAGGGGTGGGACAAGTGGACCCCCAGCCAAGATGT GTCAAAAGTGACGTTTGCGGAGGTCGGATGCAGCGGCCCGGGTTCCGCCACCGGAGGAAGAGTGCCATGGGAGAAGCACATGGACAACGCAGAGGTTCAGAGATTCGTGGACATCGGGTTCATTGACAACGGTTGGATATCCAATCAACCCTAG